The following are from one region of the Colius striatus isolate bColStr4 chromosome Z, bColStr4.1.hap1, whole genome shotgun sequence genome:
- the LOC104564147 gene encoding speriolin-like, with product MSRATAGEGLQQLLAEIAFQLDRCIVTRVFPDQHYDFTTVAVCKRIVEMVKGTVQGTVDELPCIAAIQRFECVMAQLRELGYIPEVHLPVTESLLNLYGHLDKLRRFSASINVAFVRRIVSQEVPLAMRPHAVVLLECLPQLAQEDGQPLFCCKKRKDGNASPWYYDTMIVMKRDTSPIGLMEMDRVHHPRLEMGSCDDQTVISTNLLTENRQRSKEVKEGTPVSETSSFQDDEGQADHCS from the exons ATGAGCCGAGCTACAGCTGGCGAG GGCTTGCAGCAGTTGCTGGCTGAGATCGCCTTCCAGCTCGACCGCTGCATCGTAACAAGAGTCTTCCCAGACCAGCACTACGACTTCACCACAGTCGCCGTCTGCAAGAGGATCGTGGAG atgGTCAAGGGCACGGTGCAGGGTACCGTTGATGAGCTGCCGTGCATCGCAGCGATCCAACGCTTCGAGTGCGTGATGGCACagctgcgggagctgggctATATCCCTGAGGTGCACTTGCCTGTCACCGAGTCCCTCTTAAACCTGTAtggccacctggacaagttGCGCCGGTTCTCGGCCAGCATAAACGTGGCCTTCGTGCGCCGCATCGTCAGCCAGGAGGTGCCTCTGGCGATGCGGCCTCACGCCGTGGTGCTGCTCGAGTGCCTGCCtcagctggcacaggaggacGGGCAGCCCCTCTTCTGCTG CAAAAAGCGTAAGGATGGCAATGCATCTCCTTGGTACTATGATACCATGATAGTGATGAAGAGAGATACCTCCCCAATTGGCCTGATGGAAATGGATCGAGTTCACCATCCACGGTTGGAGATGGGGAGCTGTGATGATCAGACTGTAATCTCCACAAACTTACTAACAGAAAATAGACAAAGAAGTAAAGAGGTCAAAGAAGGTACTCCagtgtcagagaccagctctttccaggacgatgaaggacaggcggaccactgctcttag